The DNA region GAATCATATCGAATTAtatcaccaaaaatttttttttttttaaatcgaactaactataccagcggcttgctcTCCTCACCTAccttatgaaaacaccgggttcgGATCCGGCCATTCGGACCATTCGGAAAGTAatttttggacctcgtttttgagcccaaaaatgggctctaaaaataGGATCTCGGCTAATATGATAGATACGACCTTGCGGTCTCCTTGGACTTAGAAGGACGAATGTTTTGTGTTTGGGCTTTCCACACACGGTATTCTGGGTGgtgaattttttctttaataaaacacCAATTGTTTGATAAGTGTAATTAgaagaatgaaataaaacacTGCACTAACCgtaaaattctgttaaaaattgtatagaatatacaaataaaaattttacaaagtaaaattCTGATTCTAACCAAATCTTGTGTTATGAACTGTTTAGTGACCTGTTGGCCTGAAGTTAAAAgtgaatgtaataaaaaaatatggatggaATGGAGAATGTGGCTGTGTAAAATGCTTACATAATGAAACGTTGCATTTTGATTATAGGAGGATCTTTGTACTATTTGTCGGCTTTAGTAAGGAATTAGGAAATTGAATAAGcagttttaagaaattaagatctaataactctgtttataaagctaatactgtttataaaacttaatatgccgcctgtaataaaatattaaatttatatcatgcGGCTTGTGCGgcgactaaataaattatagtctaAACAACGAATCTAagttaaaaccgttggaattatcgcgatagtgcctatagaagccaagacatcgacctttaaagtttggaatatttaatttttctaatcaATTGTCAAAATATGACAATCAGAGTGAGGTAAACTCCCTATCAACAGATTTCTAAAACCAGTTATCCTTCATTTTGAATCTTAGTACCGGCCGAAGTGAGAAGTTGTTAAAGAGTTACTCTATTCCCTTTACTCTTTAAACCCCAATATGGGTCTCTCACAACTTAGACTCAACACTTAgtcttgctaattacaaacaataaaaaacataaatattaaaataaatactttttttaaaatgaattgttaTGCGTCCTGGATAACTGTTGATGTTTTATGCTTGAAAATCAGTTAAATTTATTCCTAGTAGTGTAAACTAATGAATATTTTTCATTTGAATCCAACATAAAGGATTGAGTAACCATATACTTAAGAAACTCTATTCACtttgttaataaagatttttttttaaatattttattaggcaAACTAATCTGAAACAAACACAGTCAATAATAAAGGATATTCGGAAATccatattaatataaaaaacataatacacGACCGCACAAAATTTCCCGTTTCTTCTAAAGACCCTCAGACGTATCTGCAGTCGTCATATTTTGGCTAGACATTTCAAAACTGTTTCTTCTTCTAACTTTGGCGAAATACCTGTGTCTCATGGCGTCCTTGGCTGAGATCCTTTCCATATGATCGATTTTAAGGCAACTTTCTAACAAATCAAAAGCATTACTATCGACCAGGTACTCGTTTTCCGTATTGACGAATCTTTGCCACGATTTCCTTGTATGATGGCCGAGCATTTGCATGAAACTGTTGTCTAGTtgtatgttgtattttttaatatagcaCATTAGCTCTGAtgtacctaaaataaataaaaatatattgtctttttttcctttgttagtacaaaaactttatattaaggtaaaattaaagatacattaatttaaaaataaaaagtacaacTATAATGATAGTTTTTATTAgaagttaattattatttgaattggAAGGTTCTTTGAACATATAttggaaaacataaaacatattttatcaaCTGGagaattaatatatttgtgaCTTAATATAAACAATgccagaaaattattaaatattacacaATAGGGATCAGGAACTATTAAATAACTAgactctttaattttaataaatattacatggGGTTTAAAACTGGAGATTTTCATCATTAGAGTTTACAAAATGTAGTCGCTCAACTGGCAGCTGGATTTAACGATCGAATGAATTTTTATCCAAATTATCGATGACTGTCAAGCGTAGTAATCAAGTAAAGCTGTGGCATTCGCTATTTTGAGCTAAATTTCATTTACATAATCATGAAAGCAATAATTCGAAGAACAAAGATTATAGAAATATTGGCCCAGTTGTTTTAAGAGCTATTGCCATCACCGTAACTGCAGCAAAGCAATTTGAACCACTTTGCAGACCTAATACAAACAAATGCAGTGACTTATCcattaaaaagctttttaatttgataataataaacTCTACTTCTCAAATAATATGAAAGGAGAGCACCGATATTAGAAGATTAATAATGGATTTGGATAACAGGACAATGCAATATTCGCAATTGAACACATTGAAAGGGTAATGAAGTTAAAAGAAGAAGACTATCAAAATATTGAACATGTACTATTTAACATGTTTATACTATTTCAGTTGTTAGTATATTTGTGAgcaaagattaaaaaaagtaGTTCTGTTCTCTTAAAGACCAATTTTTGGAATAAACGCACATACTGTGAAGAAAGCCTATGTGGAAGtgttctagaaaaaattaaagacaggTTCTACTAGGCTACTTATTGGAAAGTATTTACTAAGTTTACACCGGCAAGATAAATTTAGCCATTTAACAGCCTAAATCATTTTCCAATCTTAGTTCTTTTTTTCCTTAGTGTTTTACTTTACGCTAGAAAGTTAAACAGCATTTTAGTCCTTTGCTTGGTCCTAGGATTgagtaaaaactaataattactGATAGTCTGatgttttgaattatttatttttattattatgccAAGAGACCTGGaatcttgttggttaaatgaaTGTACCTAGTTTTTCGattctattattatatttttatcagcaCTATTAGTTGataatactttttaaagaagtttattAATTCCACATCCTATAATGTATAAAGATCCTAAATGAGCTAGTGAATAAACCTGTAGGTTTCTGCTAGTCTAGGTCCCTAATCTGGCCATTCAGGTAATTCTTGTAACTAGAACGGATTCGCGAAATTGCCACACAAATTCAGTTCAatctgaaattaatttaatattttaatttttaaattgatttggtcatttttagattaaaaaaatatttgatagacttagaaagaaatgaaaaagtaaacaaaaaattatttaaaaaattttaattttttttaaatttaaggaaaattttgaataaaatttaattttaaaaaatttttaaaacttttaaataggcacattaaaaaattaattcaattaaaaaaattatttaaaaatctaaagaagTGTGAATCGtggattaatttaatttaagttatcaatatttaaattttcattattcagacttttgaataaaaaaaaacattttaaaattttaagaatttgtttattgaattagaaatttaaaaattatcagaaaCTAGTCAgttggtatttttaaaacaattaattacaacattaaaattaattacaaaattgaaaaagaaaacaattaaatcaacaaaattaaattattaataattaaaaatttatagaaagttaacgaagaaagaaattattaaattaaaacgattaaaagaaagttaagaaaaagttaatatttatattgatttttttttaatttgtcatttttatctGATTTTGATGACCTTCGATAAAACTGACAGATTcggcttaaaaaaaaaagaaaagtctaacaaatgaaataaatacgcagaaaatttataaaaataataaaaaaaactaaaacgaagtcaaacaaaattaaaaatgttaaaaatttttacaaaataaccaaaaaattccttaaatttttaattaatatcgatttttttattgaaaaattaataaaataaaattggtatgtatatattttttaatttataattttctaataattcttaatttaaaaaaaagtaaaaatcttaatttaattttaaatatcctgacccaaatttattttccatttgatagtaattattgaaaatattttctatatacaaggtgtcccaaattcgagggtgaccattgggatctcggattAAAGTTAAAAGGTCGCTTAAATTTAGGACAATTTTTTTGTCGTCCTGTTATCTAACATCACCTTATTTCACGACGTTTTGTCGTCAAGcgaccatcatcaactttgtgttttattctcaaaaaaaattctttgaattacaCTTGacaatcaaataaatatttctcaTAAGATCTTCGGAAAGAGAGACAGACAGGGTTggataatgtttatttaaaaaattatttttttcctaaaaggGCTATTTAATCTAATGAAATACAATATAGTGCCTGTGTTTATTGTTTGTTAAATTCCAAATTATTTTCGATATTTCGCGCATATAAGGCATTTTTGTATCTGCTTACGGTTCCTCCCTCCCTCCAATTTGGGACTCCTCTATACATTTCTGAGATATTCTAAACATAATAAGTGCATATATATTCGAGGAAAGATTTCTTGAGTTAGTAGAGATAACATGCCTGTAAAACCAAGATACAGCGTTATTGAGTTCTTTGTTTTTAGAACGGTACCATGtgtatcaaatttttgtaaatatcattaaaaaaatacatttttaagccATTAAGAAAGTGCTTGTATATAGAATCCAGCTATTAATCGAGGGATGTAACATGTGATCTCTTCCTCTATCTGCTCAACAGCAATACACACTGAAACCCCTGAGATAGAATAAGGCCCTCTAGCTATCTTACCAAACAATTACAGTGCCGAAAGAAACGTAAAATCTGGCCTGTTACGGGTTTTTAACTGGATACTGGCACTTAAAACGCCATTTTCAGGCACTGCTGATAACCTGAGTACCCTTGATGTTGAGGGGAGGAAGAAACTACAGACCATATTATCGGAAACTGCTCAGCACTTACACGTTCTTGGTTCAAATATCTAAGCAATACTAGTTTACCCATCTCCATTACAGTTTACCCATCAAGATAAAATATCTCAAATTGAAACAGATCATCCATtctttctctaagagaccacacaaaaaaaacaaaagtcaaaAGCCCCAAGTCAGGGTCTCATtaaacatatgtataatttcttaaaaagctacacgtgtttcgctcctatcggagcatcatcaggcctagacatACAACACTATACaaccataataaaatatttctctaaataaaaaaaaaatatctcagaCCAGAGCGCCTCATTGGCTTTTCCAAAGCTATAAACAATGACTGGCTTATTAGGAGACATATACAATATACAGCAGTACTGCACATTGTTCACCCAATTTAAATTCAATCATATTTATATCACACTTTTAAAGTAAGAATCAAATTCGCTTTTAAAAATCAGATGCAACAATTATGTTATTTCCAAATGTTAGCaatagcaaaaaattttaacttaaaattaaataaacgaaCAAAAACCACTTACCTAATACTTTAACAATCCTAACTAGTTGATCATGGTTATCGTTTCCATGAAAAAATGGATCCTTCCTAAACAGCATCGATGCTAAAATACATCCAAAACTCCAAATATCTAAGGAGTAGTCGTAGTAACAATAATCCACCAATAGTTCAGGTCCCTTAAAATATCGCGAAGCAACTCTAACGTTGTACTCTTGACGCGGATGATAGAACTCTGCCAAACCCCAATCAATTAAGCGAATCCTTCTGTTTTCCAGATCGACTATTAAGTTATGAGGTTTTAAGTCCCTGTGCATTATCCCGTTCGAGTGACAATAGTCCAAGGCTCTTAATATTTCGTACAGATAATATCGCGTATCTTCTTCAgataacattaaataaatgtttttaaagtcTTCGCTGATCACTAGCTGTTCGAATACTAAAGCGGTTAAGTTCATCCCAGGTATATCTACCACTGAAAGGAGCTTTATTATGTTGGTACCAcctattaaaagtaaataaatttagaagtAATATGGGTAAATGCACATCATTATTACGTATACCTCGTaaacattctaaaatttttatttctcttttgattttctttttacgGACAGGCTTTAGGATTTTTATCACAACTCTTTCTGCTTTTGGTTCATGTACTCCttcaaatactaaaataaaaacattattggaCTCATTATAGATATACTCTATGTAACTAGATATAGATAATATACATAGATTTGCAATTATATGTTCGATATGAATTGAGTTTTTTCACGTGGATTAGAAATCAATAAAACGAATAACACTGGCAAACAGCCATCATCGAAATCGGTCCGAAAATCATGTAAATTTTGCCAAATGCATTGACATGAATGTTAAAAGTTGTCAAGAACATGCTGTTTTTGCTCTATTTCATAATTACATTAAATTCGTGTAAAACTGACATATCATGTTGGATCGCCATAATATTTATAGAAGTGGTTGCTTATTATAACTACTTTAACATGTTTGTTGTTTTATCAAACATAATAATCTAATCCTTTATCATTTTTTGCATTACAGTAAGCATGAACGATATCTTACTTAAGGTATTACATACATCAATGAGATAAGCTGATCAAAGTCATATGAATCATTGTCAACTACTGATTCTTATTATAATTGTTATGAATAATAATATGTGATATTGCAAGTGATGTTCTCGATCAAAATTTATATCACTACTCACTAAAAAGATTGTAAATTGTGCAATGttgcaaaaatgtttttttcgcGACATTATAAATCAAGACCTAATCAGAATAAATGAATGTCATTTTTGGAATCAGCGGCCCCAAAATAACCTAGAAAACATTgtcacagatttttttttttgtataccaGTGTAATATTTCAATTGGaggaaaatatcattttttcgTTGAAGAAGGGGGAGTCAGATCCAGCAGGAAAAAACCAATTCACTAATTTactgataataaaattctataatagcCTTACCTATGCTATACTTTCCGCTACCAATCTTCTTAATAAGATTATATTCCTCTATGTCATTATAGGCCGGAGTAAAATTGTCATACTCGTAGTAACTTTTCGGTTTATGGGAAAGAACATCTGAGTAGACTTTAGATATGGTCTTCACTTGGTTCGACCTTGAATcgctaaaaaatattaaatatacaatgatatattaaaatcttaaataaaattattaaaataaataaactttgtGTTTcctttctatttatttttcttgttttcttgTTACCTTGCTATAATGCGCTCGTAATACtggtatttattatataattaccGACACGTGTCGGCAATTACAGCGCAAACTTTTATGTCTGaaatttattatctatttataattattattgttatttagatAGATGTCGcccaaatttaatgttaatacATAATTTTGAATGTTTAGGCAAAAtactaaacattaaaaattaatctgGTAGATCTTccaccaattttttaaataatttatctactATCTTTAAAATTCATCTCTGCAGCAGGTGTATAATACCATATTTCGGCATCATTCAGAAATTTCATAACTTTCATAATTGTGcaactaaaaaaatttgatattaatGTTATTGAATAATGTTATGTTATAAAATATCATTCAAATCAACTCTGTGCAATCAATACTTGACATTTAAATCAACGCTTTGTATCTTATCAGTATAGCGCATAGTGGTACTTAAGTCTTAATTGCACAGCAGTGTTCCATGTATATATGTTCCAATCAAATGCCTTAGTCCAGTCCAAGAACACTGACTCACTCATCTAACTACTAATGCCTGAACGTCTAATATGCAGAAACCTAAAAGGTTCCGacgtaattaaattttcaagtcAAGTTAGTCATTAATCCATGTTTCACTATTTTATCaaggtttttggaaaatatttctaCATGTCGCATTAGGTAAAgtgtttttaattgaatttttaaagagagAACGGTAATGGTTTGTCGATACCCAACTggtatatttttctatatataattGTCAAACCGGTTAATAGAGACTATTTTGTCCATATAAATGTTAGTAGTTTAGTATTATTATAAGTTATGTCAATTTTGtcaaattcttctaaaaaatgtatagagGCAATTTTGCAGTTTATTGCTTGCCATTGAAGTGTCttatcatacagggtgtttactAAACATGCGGCAAAAATTTAAGGGAGTATTCCTTGGACTATTCTAAGGCTATTTTAgtcttttatgattttttataggACACAAACAAACAACTCTTTCAAATACACCAAAAGCGTTTTTGATTACGTTACATCCAGCAATTATCCGCTTTCGCAAATCTTCTACATCTTCCACTGGAGTAGTATAAACTAATGACTTTTTGTGTCCCCATAGGAAATAATCCACGGGTTTTAAGTCCGGGGATCGAGCAGACCATACGTGAGGTCCACCTCGACCAATTAAGCGATCTCCGTACGTTACTGTTAAAAACTGTCGAGCCAAAATGCTAAAATGCGCTATAAACCATATTGCATTTCTTGTAGCCGATAGTACATCCTCCAGAAACTTGGGTAGCGTTTGTTCCAAAAAGTTGCGGTATACCTCGCCGGTAAGTATTCCTGGCAGAAATACCGGTCCAATTAAGAAGTCACTTATAATTCCCACTCAAACGAGAACTGATGTTGATAGCGATCTTCAAGCACCTGGTGTGCCCAAGTCCCGTTACTTACATTTAAAGTATTTGCAATTTGTCGAGTAGAGGTACCTAGATCTTCTTCTACCATGGCCAGCAACATTCTCTTCTAGTTCTACCGTTATTACTGTCATTGGCCTGATCCTCCACTTCGCTTTAATGCTTCTGTTTCACGAAGTCGTTGATGTATCCTTTGAAGTGGTTTTCTATTGGACACATTACGATTAGGAAATCGTTGATTGAGTAATaggtttaataattatttttaattagttaataattagttttataattattcaaTCACCGGTACAACCGACTAGGTTCTAATGTATTCCCATCAGCAAGTCCATAAATGTAATGAATGTCAGCCGTCTCGGAGTTTGTATAGCCAGCCATTCATGATAGACGACTTCACTAACAAgacaaaatatccttaaaataGTCCATAAGGAATAATCACTTAAATGTTTAACATGtttaacactctgtataaatatttaatctatGACTGAAAAAATAACAAGTTTTTAATAGGAAAATGCGAAATAACTTAATTGCACTCAGCTAATTGTATGCaggtaattaaaaaacttaaataaaattagtaaaaaaaaatcggtgttattataaaagataattgaacgatatcataattattataagtacATAAACGCATGATTATAAATCGCATTTTATTGTAGTTTTGCTtgctataaaatatatttttagaccCAATTTTTTTATACGTATAATCATTATCAATTTAAGCGTGATCAgattcattttgatttttaaaattttcatttcaaaccttttttttatattgtacctatattattattctacgtgtacttttaattattttaaaataattctgtaTATAAAGGATGTCTCAATCAACGgtcaaatatttctgaaaaagttaattttcgtgaaaaaaatttaaacaaaagtcaCATGGAATTGGAACTAAAAAAGGGAACTAAAGGGTGACATCGAATTTGACCTTGAGAATGTCTTTGACGGTGAATTTGACGTTAACttcgaaattttaaataggagACCATATTTATGACTACAATATGTTGAACTAGTAAAGCTGTTGGTAAAGtgactttttagtataaattagcttataatataatatatcctTATATTATTTTAACCGTATTATAAATACTCAAAGATATTAAAAGGTATATGGAAAAGATTTAACTTAatgaattaaagataaaaaaaatagctgaaatCACGTGGACTGACTTGTACCTTTGTACCTACCGAATTATTTCCAGGAAAACTCAAACACGATGAACTACTAAAAACTAGACTCTATAGGGTAAACTATTAAACTAAAGTAGAATCCTAAATATACTTTATTAATGAACCTACTAACTACAAAGTGATAAAGAACTATAAAGataattaacgtttttaaattttttattgttatgaaaatgtaaaacgttCTATGTAAAATGGTGTATATTTTCGAAAGTCTgctgatttactttttaaattctactaGCATACATTTCCTCTGATAtgaattacaagaaaaaaaaggtaattaattattttataaaggtgTTTCGAAGACTCATAAATAATTACCTGTCTTGTAAAATACTATGTATCTTCAGGGTGACTtagtgatttattatttttagtttgttcgtgtctcaaaaaaggataaGTTTTCGATCGCCTCTGTTAGCtttttataagtttaattttacaaaactaccaaaaatatgtaaaattttctttgcaTTTAAAACTTATCTGAATGATTACAAGAGttattatacaaataattttttaatctaaatattGCTGTAGAAAGCTGCATCtacatgatttttaatttattttatcttacaAGGAAAAACTTTAGCCTGGTAGCTTCGGAATGGAAATCTACTTTGGTGACAATATTAGTAAAGtcattttttgtgatatttaaaaaaaatgcttttattgccACAAATTATGCTATTTGGTAAAGATAGAAAACCATTGGAAGACCTTATAAATGTTTCAAGTAATGGTGAACGACTGTCTACTGTGCAATATGCTCGAAATGCTTGGGTTTAATTATATCATagtttaattataacaaaacccCATGTAGAACATGTATGTCAACTTTGTGAGGGTTAATTTCTTCACCTTTTCACCGAACATCAGTGTTCCAGCAGTCGAATAAAAgaccttaaactttttaatttctgaaataCCTACAACCAGTTTTTTAGAGGGATAGATTTGGGTAAAGatcaggaaaatttaaattcaatttattttttttctttttgtcttAAGAGGCACGATACTTATATCAGCTTTGCCGCCTTGTAGTCCCTTTGTGTGGACcattataactaaataaatcttactattataattattattatttcctacatcctttaaataaactgtttttttcttaaaattttaattttttaattagtttattaaacTATAAAGAAACATTCTTTCAAGTTTCAAAACCTTGTAGGAACCTTGAATAATCTATGGTATCAAAGAATATACttgaattattacaaaaaactgtatatttttatttttattccaggcgtttaataatattattttttataccttttagatatttagaacctcaaaacataaaaataaaaagagatcGAATACAGAGAATTGAAAAATTTTGCATCCATTTCAACCACAGTTGTAAAAGTAAAGAAGATAAAGATGAAAGTAGAATGGAAGGGAAAACATCAGAGcaaagcaaaaataaaagtaagaaGAACATTAAAATAGAGTAAACACAATGTAAAGTGCTATAGATGTTTTGACGCTGTAAATCTGAAAGTATGGTTAAAATTGGCCtagaaacataattttcttaTCTAGGTATAGCGAAAACGGATTTCTTAGTTAAAATGTAGCTATTTAAAGTACCTTTTATATATTTGAGGCTTTTAGAGTAAAtatcaattataaaataacCAATGTCTTGACTGAttaatcagtgcttttaattctgaataattaaagc from Anthonomus grandis grandis chromosome 8, icAntGran1.3, whole genome shotgun sequence includes:
- the LOC126739098 gene encoding casein kinase II subunit alpha-like isoform X3; this encodes MFKPPILGNYEDENSDSRSNQVKTISKVYSDVLSHKPKSYYEYDNFTPAYNDIEEYNLIKKIGSGKYSIVFEGVHEPKAERVVIKILKPVRKKKIKREIKILECLRGGTNIIKLLSVVDIPGMNLTALVFEQLVISEDFKNIYLMLSEEDTRYYLYEILRALDYCHSNGIMHRDLKPHNLIVDLENRRIRLIDWGLAEFYHPRQEYNVRVASRYFKGPELLVDYCYYDYSLDIWSFGCILASMLFRKDPFFHGNDNHDQLVRIVKVLGTSELMCYIKKYNIQLDNSFMQMLGHHTRKSWQRFVNTENEYLVDSNAFDLLESCLKIDHMERISAKDAMRHRYFAKVRRRNSFEMSSQNMTTADTSEGL
- the LOC126739098 gene encoding casein kinase II subunit alpha-like isoform X2, which encodes MFLSKLKHTAIPSSSVPPDSSDLCDSRSNQVKTISKVYSDVLSHKPKSYYEYDNFTPAYNDIEEYNLIKKIGSGKYSIVFEGVHEPKAERVVIKILKPVRKKKIKREIKILECLRGGTNIIKLLSVVDIPGMNLTALVFEQLVISEDFKNIYLMLSEEDTRYYLYEILRALDYCHSNGIMHRDLKPHNLIVDLENRRIRLIDWGLAEFYHPRQEYNVRVASRYFKGPELLVDYCYYDYSLDIWSFGCILASMLFRKDPFFHGNDNHDQLVRIVKVLGTSELMCYIKKYNIQLDNSFMQMLGHHTRKSWQRFVNTENEYLVDSNAFDLLESCLKIDHMERISAKDAMRHRYFAKVRRRNSFEMSSQNMTTADTSEGL
- the LOC126739098 gene encoding casein kinase II subunit alpha-like isoform X1, with protein sequence MGSYLYHEIGLDYEVDEPSEISRKNSIISPAHETLPKTSDSRSNQVKTISKVYSDVLSHKPKSYYEYDNFTPAYNDIEEYNLIKKIGSGKYSIVFEGVHEPKAERVVIKILKPVRKKKIKREIKILECLRGGTNIIKLLSVVDIPGMNLTALVFEQLVISEDFKNIYLMLSEEDTRYYLYEILRALDYCHSNGIMHRDLKPHNLIVDLENRRIRLIDWGLAEFYHPRQEYNVRVASRYFKGPELLVDYCYYDYSLDIWSFGCILASMLFRKDPFFHGNDNHDQLVRIVKVLGTSELMCYIKKYNIQLDNSFMQMLGHHTRKSWQRFVNTENEYLVDSNAFDLLESCLKIDHMERISAKDAMRHRYFAKVRRRNSFEMSSQNMTTADTSEGL